A single region of the Paludibacter jiangxiensis genome encodes:
- a CDS encoding efflux transporter outer membrane subunit codes for MNLFSKHKTLILVMAVLALGVSSCRSYKDLAQAPAPDSKGLVRDTVANATDTATIADIPWKEYFADSRLQQLISEGLTNNPDLKVAVLRIQEAEASLMMANGSKLPSVSAGWQLSHTRTSSGKNGTDVLGYSSTVNQLGFSASWEADLWGKINSQTKVKYAALLNSNESRNLVQTTLIANIARAYYSLLAYDENLRITRKTVATLQKSAETMQSLMTAGQQNAAAVEQSKALLYSTQLSIPALETQIRLQEDALCVLLGRKPGPVERASIADETVATRLSYGVPAGMLARRPDVKQAELSLRSAYSAVDVAKASFYPSFTINSASLGLAGGFTDFFKPANIAASIVAGLTQPLFTKNQLKGNLKIAKAQQEEALLTFQKAVLTAGQEVSDILFGFQSSLSKNETRGKQIESLVKSVDYTQELLKAGEASYTEVLSAQRDLLSAQLNQVNDKLEQLTYGVNLYKALGGGVR; via the coding sequence GGTTGGTGCGCGATACGGTTGCCAATGCAACAGATACGGCTACTATTGCCGATATTCCATGGAAAGAATATTTTGCCGATTCCAGATTACAGCAATTGATTTCCGAAGGTCTTACCAATAATCCGGATCTGAAAGTGGCCGTTTTGCGCATACAGGAGGCTGAGGCTTCTCTTATGATGGCAAACGGGTCAAAACTACCTTCCGTTTCTGCCGGATGGCAACTGTCACATACACGTACCAGTTCGGGGAAGAACGGTACCGATGTGCTGGGTTATTCCTCCACTGTAAATCAACTTGGTTTCTCGGCCTCGTGGGAAGCCGATTTGTGGGGTAAAATCAACAGCCAGACAAAAGTCAAATATGCTGCCCTGCTCAACAGTAACGAAAGCAGAAACCTGGTTCAAACCACGTTGATTGCCAATATTGCCCGTGCATATTATTCGTTGCTGGCCTACGATGAGAATCTCCGCATTACCAGAAAAACGGTGGCTACGTTGCAGAAAAGCGCCGAAACCATGCAGAGCCTTATGACGGCCGGACAACAAAACGCGGCTGCCGTGGAACAAAGCAAGGCGCTTCTTTACAGCACGCAGCTTTCTATCCCTGCTTTGGAGACTCAGATTCGTCTGCAGGAAGATGCTTTGTGTGTGCTGCTCGGTCGCAAACCCGGTCCTGTTGAACGAGCTTCTATTGCTGATGAAACCGTCGCTACCCGTTTGTCGTACGGTGTGCCTGCCGGTATGCTGGCACGTCGGCCGGATGTGAAACAGGCAGAACTTTCGCTCCGTTCGGCATATTCTGCGGTAGATGTTGCCAAAGCAAGCTTCTATCCTTCGTTTACCATCAATTCGGCATCGTTGGGTCTTGCGGGAGGCTTTACCGACTTTTTCAAACCGGCTAATATTGCCGCAAGTATTGTAGCAGGCCTTACACAGCCACTGTTCACTAAAAACCAGCTGAAAGGAAACCTGAAGATTGCCAAAGCGCAACAGGAAGAAGCGTTGCTTACTTTCCAGAAAGCGGTATTGACAGCAGGCCAGGAAGTTTCGGATATTCTTTTCGGGTTCCAGTCGTCGTTGAGCAAAAACGAAACCCGCGGAAAACAGATCGAATCGCTGGTTAAGTCGGTGGATTACACCCAGGAACTGTTGAAAGCGGGCGAAGCCAGCTATACCGAGGTATTGTCGGCACAACGCGATCTCCTCTCGGCACAACTCAACCAGGTAAATGACAAACTCGAACAACTTACCTACGGCGTAAACCTTTACAAAGCACTTGGCGGCGGAGTCCGCTAA